A genomic segment from [Flavobacterium] thermophilum encodes:
- the secA_2 gene encoding preprotein translocase subunit SecA, translating into MLGVLKKVFDPNKRQLARLEKIADQVDALGPEMARLSDEQLRQKTEEFKARYQQGESLDDLLVEAFAVVREGAKRVLGLYPYKVQIMGGVVLHEGDIAEMKTGEGKTLTATMPVYLNALTGRGVHVVTVNEYLATRDATEMGKLYEFLGMTVGLNLSGMSREEKQAAYNADITYGTNNEFGFDYLRDNMVLYKEHMVQRPLHFAVIDEVDSILIDEARTPLIISGTAQKSTKLYVQANAFVRTLRKDVDYTYDEKSKSVQLTEEGMNKAERAFGIDNLFDLKHVTLNHHIQLALRAHVVMQRDVDYVVQDGKVIIVDPFTGRLMHGRRYSDGLHQAIEAKEGLEIQNESMTLATITFQNYFRMYEKLAGMTGTAKTEEEEFRNIYNMRVVVIPTNRPVIREDRPDLIYRTMEGKFRAVVEDIAARHAKGQPVLVGTVAIETSELLSEMLKKRGIPHNVLNAKNHAKEAEIIAQAGQKGAVTIATNMAGRGTDIKLGEGVKELGGLAVIGTERHESRRIDNQLRGRSGRQGDPGVSQFYLSLEDELMRRFGSESLMAMMDRLGMDDSQPIQSKMVTRAVESAQKRVEGNNFDARKQLLQYDDVLREQREIIYRQRFEVLDSDNLRGIIENMIRSVIERAVHAHTPKEDLPEEWNLKGLVDYVNAHLLPDGDVTEGDLRGKEPEEMIELIWEKVKVRYDEKEAKIPPEQMREFERVVVLRAVDMKWMNHIDAMEQLRQGIHLRAYGQVDPLREYQMEGYAMFENMIAAIEEEVATYIMKAEIHQNLERQEVAKGEAVHPKEDGEEPKRKPVRKAVRVGRNEPCPCGSGKKYKHCCGRTV; encoded by the coding sequence ATGCTTGGAGTCTTAAAAAAAGTATTTGACCCGAACAAGCGTCAGTTGGCAAGGCTTGAGAAAATTGCCGATCAAGTCGACGCGCTCGGTCCGGAGATGGCCCGACTGTCCGATGAACAGCTGCGGCAAAAAACCGAGGAATTCAAAGCCCGCTACCAACAAGGCGAATCGCTCGATGATTTGCTTGTCGAGGCGTTTGCCGTTGTGCGCGAAGGGGCGAAGCGCGTCCTTGGCTTGTACCCATATAAAGTGCAAATTATGGGCGGCGTCGTCTTGCATGAGGGCGACATCGCCGAGATGAAAACGGGTGAAGGGAAAACGTTGACGGCGACGATGCCCGTCTATTTGAACGCCTTGACGGGGCGCGGCGTGCATGTCGTGACGGTCAACGAATACTTGGCAACGCGCGATGCGACGGAAATGGGCAAACTGTATGAGTTTTTAGGCATGACTGTCGGGTTGAACTTAAGCGGCATGTCGCGCGAGGAGAAGCAAGCGGCGTACAACGCCGACATTACGTACGGGACGAACAACGAGTTTGGCTTTGACTATTTGCGCGACAACATGGTGCTTTATAAGGAGCATATGGTGCAGCGGCCGCTGCATTTTGCCGTGATCGACGAGGTTGACTCGATTTTGATCGATGAAGCGCGGACGCCGCTCATCATTTCAGGGACGGCGCAGAAGTCGACGAAGCTGTACGTGCAGGCGAATGCGTTTGTCCGCACGCTGCGCAAAGATGTCGATTACACATACGATGAAAAATCGAAAAGCGTCCAGCTGACGGAAGAAGGAATGAACAAAGCCGAGCGGGCGTTTGGCATCGACAACTTGTTTGATTTGAAGCACGTGACGCTCAACCACCATATTCAGCTGGCGCTGCGGGCGCATGTTGTGATGCAGCGCGATGTCGACTACGTCGTGCAAGACGGAAAAGTGATCATCGTCGACCCGTTCACCGGGCGCTTGATGCACGGCCGCCGCTACAGCGATGGACTTCATCAAGCCATTGAGGCGAAGGAAGGGCTCGAGATTCAAAACGAGTCGATGACGTTGGCTACGATTACGTTCCAAAACTACTTCCGCATGTATGAAAAACTCGCGGGGATGACGGGGACGGCGAAGACGGAAGAGGAAGAGTTCCGCAATATTTACAACATGCGCGTCGTCGTCATTCCGACGAACCGCCCGGTGATCCGGGAGGATCGCCCGGATTTGATTTATCGGACGATGGAAGGGAAGTTCCGCGCCGTGGTCGAGGACATCGCCGCCCGCCATGCGAAAGGGCAGCCCGTGCTTGTCGGCACGGTGGCGATCGAAACGTCGGAGCTGTTGTCGGAGATGCTCAAAAAACGGGGCATCCCGCACAACGTCTTAAACGCGAAAAACCATGCGAAAGAGGCGGAGATCATCGCCCAAGCGGGGCAAAAAGGCGCGGTGACGATCGCGACGAACATGGCCGGGCGCGGGACGGACATTAAGCTTGGCGAAGGGGTCAAGGAGCTTGGCGGACTGGCCGTCATCGGCACGGAGCGACATGAAAGCCGGCGGATTGACAACCAGCTGCGCGGCCGCTCGGGACGCCAAGGCGACCCTGGGGTGTCGCAGTTCTATTTGTCGCTTGAAGACGAATTGATGCGCCGTTTCGGTTCCGAGAGCTTGATGGCGATGATGGACCGCTTGGGAATGGACGATTCGCAGCCGATCCAAAGCAAAATGGTGACACGGGCCGTTGAGTCGGCGCAAAAACGGGTCGAAGGCAACAACTTCGACGCCCGCAAGCAACTGCTTCAATATGACGACGTGTTGCGCGAACAGCGGGAAATCATTTACCGCCAGCGTTTTGAAGTGCTTGATTCCGACAACTTGCGCGGCATCATTGAAAACATGATCCGCTCGGTCATTGAGCGCGCCGTTCATGCTCATACGCCGAAAGAGGACTTGCCGGAAGAGTGGAATTTGAAAGGGCTCGTCGATTACGTAAATGCCCATCTGTTGCCAGACGGCGATGTGACGGAGGGCGATTTGCGCGGCAAAGAGCCCGAAGAGATGATCGAGCTGATTTGGGAAAAAGTAAAAGTGCGCTATGATGAGAAGGAAGCGAAAATCCCGCCGGAACAAATGCGCGAGTTTGAACGCGTCGTCGTCTTGCGCGCCGTCGATATGAAATGGATGAACCATATCGACGCGATGGAGCAGCTCCGCCAAGGCATTCATTTGCGTGCGTACGGGCAAGTTGACCCGCTGCGCGAATACCAAATGGAAGGCTATGCGATGTTTGAAAACATGATTGCCGCGATCGAAGAGGAAGTCGCGACGTATATCATGAAAGCGGAAATCCATCAAAACCTCGAACGCCAAGAAGTGGCGAAAGGCGAAGCCGTGCATCCGAAAGAAGACGGCGAAGAGCCGAAGCGAAAACCGGTCCGCAAGGCGGTGCGCGTCGGCCGCAACGAACCGTGCCCGTGCGGGAGCGGGAAGAAATATAAACATTGTTGCGGAAGAACGGTGTAA
- a CDS encoding chromosome segregation protein gives MRQILSKLDNMEKGFLVFQEETRQRFEQMDGRLTEMNGRLVGLEREMGAVKERLDRVETRLKGVEARLDGVETRLNGVEFRLDGVETRLNGVETRLDGVETRLNGVEARLDGVETRLNGVEIRLDGVETRLDGVETRLDGVENELREVKETLHRVETQLVDDVQILLRKIHEKVEEKSFEIYALNRRLHHAEAAIEQLQSKL, from the coding sequence TTGCGTCAAATTTTGTCCAAGTTGGACAACATGGAAAAAGGGTTTTTGGTGTTCCAAGAAGAAACTCGCCAACGGTTTGAGCAGATGGATGGCCGTTTGACGGAGATGAACGGACGCCTCGTCGGCCTCGAACGGGAAATGGGCGCGGTGAAAGAGCGGTTAGACCGTGTGGAAACGCGGCTGAAAGGCGTAGAGGCCCGATTGGACGGCGTGGAAACGCGGTTGAATGGTGTAGAGTTCCGATTGGACGGCGTGGAAACGCGGTTGAATGGCGTGGAGACTCGGTTAGACGGCGTGGAAACGCGGTTGAATGGCGTAGAGGCCCGATTGGACGGCGTGGAAACGCGGTTGAATGGTGTGGAGATCCGGTTGGATGGTGTGGAAACACGGTTAGATGGCGTGGAGACTCGGTTGGATGGTGTGGAAAACGAATTGAGGGAAGTGAAGGAGACGCTACATCGGGTCGAAACGCAGCTTGTGGATGATGTGCAAATCTTGCTTCGCAAAATTCACGAAAAAGTGGAGGAGAAAAGTTTTGAAATTTATGCGCTGAATCGGCGGCTTCACCATGCGGAAGCGGCGATTGAGCAACTTCAGTCCAAGTTGTGA
- the yvyD gene encoding SigL modulation protein, producing the protein MMYHIRGENIEVTPALREYVEKKIGKLERYFDRTDDVNVHVNLKVYNDGQGKIEVTIPMPHLLLRAEERHEDMYAAIDLVTDKLERQIRKHKTKVNRKLRDREKEAKLAAPVPSGASAAESEDEFEIVRTKHFSLKPMDSEEAILQMNLLGHNFFIFTNAETNRTNIVYRRKDGKYGLIEAN; encoded by the coding sequence ATGATGTATCACATTCGCGGGGAAAACATCGAAGTCACGCCTGCGCTGCGCGAGTACGTGGAGAAAAAAATCGGCAAGTTGGAGCGCTATTTCGACCGCACCGATGACGTGAATGTCCATGTCAATTTAAAAGTCTACAACGATGGGCAAGGGAAAATCGAGGTGACCATTCCGATGCCGCATTTGTTGCTGCGCGCTGAAGAGCGCCATGAAGATATGTATGCGGCGATCGATTTAGTGACGGATAAACTGGAGCGGCAAATCCGCAAACATAAAACGAAAGTCAATCGGAAGCTGCGTGATCGCGAGAAAGAAGCGAAGCTGGCCGCCCCTGTGCCAAGCGGCGCTTCTGCGGCAGAGAGCGAAGACGAGTTTGAAATCGTGCGCACGAAACATTTCAGCTTGAAGCCGATGGACAGCGAAGAAGCGATTTTGCAGATGAACTTGTTGGGGCACAACTTCTTCATTTTTACGAATGCCGAGACGAACCGGACGAACATCGTCTACCGCCGCAAAGACGGAAAATACGGATTGATCGAGGCGAATTAA
- a CDS encoding Transposase, giving the protein MNVQVKKVYRNDYLNIISALFKKLGLPQLIDHLVPVDPQCQTRVSDAVQAIIYNMFDGRQALVHLEHWAQEVDLEKLIRPGLHPSWLNDDALARHLDRLYEAGIHNVISTCLIHIYRKEGLSLRAFHADTTDKTVYGAYESASLEALQITHGYNRHHRWQKQIGFGLVGNEDGIPFYGDVHDGNLPDKTWNPEVLSRVHEQLKQAKMEDEWIYVADSAAMTKDTLAQTKAANAFLITRGPSSLRIVKRALAEADSPHIPWSEPFTLAERNGATYRVWETSSTYEGHPVRLIVVESSALDQRKGKTLEKERTKEAELLREEQAHWERHPFSCREDAEQALASLKASLRPRFHRVEAAVEEIVRPKKRRGRPKKGAEPEVETLYFLHLDVEFDQNAWEQARRKASRFVLVTTVPEEWKGQQMDAQEILKLYKGQISVEMNFAFLKDPFFTDEIYVKKPERVAVLGYLFLLALAIYRVFQRRVRQFITPEHPLKGPGGRKLTRPTGQAIFQLFQYVNVVLFKLPDGRIQRSLDRSLTPDQRRILQGLGMDESIYV; this is encoded by the coding sequence ATGAACGTTCAAGTCAAAAAGGTCTATCGTAATGATTATTTGAATATAATAAGTGCCCTATTCAAGAAACTGGGTCTGCCTCAATTGATTGACCATCTCGTGCCCGTCGATCCGCAGTGCCAAACGCGAGTCAGCGATGCCGTTCAGGCCATCATCTACAATATGTTTGACGGCCGGCAAGCCCTTGTTCACTTGGAACATTGGGCTCAGGAGGTCGATCTAGAGAAACTCATCCGTCCCGGTCTCCATCCTTCCTGGTTGAACGACGATGCCTTGGCTCGTCATCTCGATCGCCTGTATGAGGCTGGCATTCACAACGTCATCAGCACTTGCTTGATTCATATTTATCGCAAAGAAGGCCTTTCCCTCCGAGCCTTCCACGCCGATACGACGGACAAGACGGTTTACGGCGCGTATGAATCGGCCTCGTTAGAGGCCTTACAAATCACACATGGCTATAACCGCCATCATCGTTGGCAAAAACAGATCGGTTTCGGACTGGTCGGCAACGAGGACGGCATCCCGTTTTACGGCGATGTGCACGACGGCAACCTGCCTGACAAAACGTGGAATCCGGAGGTGCTGTCCCGTGTCCACGAACAGCTCAAACAAGCGAAGATGGAAGACGAATGGATTTACGTGGCCGATTCCGCCGCGATGACAAAAGACACTCTGGCGCAAACCAAAGCGGCCAACGCCTTTTTGATCACCCGAGGCCCTTCGTCGCTTCGGATCGTGAAACGGGCATTAGCGGAGGCCGATTCGCCTCACATCCCGTGGAGCGAACCCTTTACGCTGGCGGAGAGAAACGGCGCCACGTATCGGGTATGGGAAACATCCTCCACCTATGAAGGCCACCCCGTTCGGCTGATCGTCGTCGAATCGAGTGCGCTCGATCAGCGAAAAGGAAAGACGCTCGAAAAAGAACGAACCAAAGAAGCGGAGCTTCTTCGCGAGGAACAAGCCCATTGGGAGCGCCACCCTTTCTCGTGCCGGGAAGACGCTGAACAAGCCTTGGCGTCCCTCAAGGCGTCCCTTCGCCCCCGGTTTCATCGGGTTGAGGCCGCGGTCGAAGAGATCGTACGCCCGAAAAAACGGCGCGGACGGCCGAAAAAAGGGGCGGAACCCGAGGTGGAGACGCTGTATTTCTTGCACCTTGACGTCGAATTCGACCAAAACGCGTGGGAACAGGCAAGACGGAAAGCGTCCCGGTTTGTCCTCGTCACGACCGTTCCGGAGGAATGGAAGGGCCAACAAATGGATGCCCAAGAGATCTTGAAGCTGTATAAAGGGCAGATCTCGGTGGAAATGAACTTCGCTTTTTTGAAAGACCCTTTTTTCACGGATGAGATCTATGTCAAAAAGCCAGAACGAGTTGCGGTATTGGGCTATTTGTTTCTCTTGGCCTTGGCGATTTACCGCGTTTTTCAGCGCCGAGTGCGTCAGTTTATTACTCCAGAACACCCGTTGAAGGGTCCTGGAGGCCGCAAGCTGACCCGGCCGACGGGACAGGCGATTTTCCAGCTGTTTCAATATGTGAACGTCGTCCTGTTCAAGCTGCCGGATGGGCGCATCCAACGCTCACTGGATCGCTCCCTTACCCCTGATCAGCGAAGGATTCTGCAGGGATTGGGCATGGATGAGAGCATTTACGTGTAA
- the rpfG_1 gene encoding Cyclic di-GMP phosphodiesterase response regulator RpfG — protein sequence MRKVHISHAKSGDVLAVDLFAANGSVLLSRGVRLTSGYIRSLAQKGVQYIYIDDKQTYDIRPRPLISPTVRQQAVKKVYETMTALIEQKKLLSRVSSLDLGKEYENVFKDILDYLLKQEDLLINLSDLVISNGYFFHHSVNVATIAGVIGIAKGYRPQQLLDLGIGALLFDIGMTQLPDGLWRKKGVLTEEEKEIIRRHTHLGFELLRRQRNISLFSAHCALQHHERCDGSGYPRALSGDDIHEYARIVAIADVFDALTSARYHRRQYSPHEAAEYLSAAGGMLDYELIKLFLSYIAVYPVATTVKLNTGEVGVVSQVFPGFPLRPIVRVIKNPAGEELKTHISHPLDENREDFFVPMSNESLTHKERKGVFLL from the coding sequence ATGCGAAAGGTCCATATTTCCCATGCGAAAAGCGGCGACGTGCTCGCTGTCGACTTGTTTGCCGCCAACGGCAGCGTCCTTTTGTCGCGCGGTGTGCGGCTGACCAGCGGCTACATCCGCTCGTTGGCGCAAAAAGGGGTTCAATACATTTACATTGACGACAAACAAACCTATGACATCCGCCCGCGCCCGCTCATCAGCCCGACCGTGCGCCAGCAGGCGGTGAAAAAAGTGTACGAGACGATGACGGCCTTGATTGAGCAAAAAAAACTGCTCAGCCGCGTGTCTTCCCTCGATTTAGGAAAAGAGTACGAAAACGTGTTCAAAGACATTTTGGACTATTTGCTCAAACAAGAAGATTTGCTCATCAACTTGTCGGATTTGGTCATCTCAAACGGCTACTTTTTCCACCATTCGGTCAACGTCGCCACGATCGCAGGCGTCATCGGCATCGCCAAAGGCTACCGCCCTCAGCAGCTGCTTGACCTCGGCATCGGCGCGCTGTTGTTTGACATCGGCATGACGCAGCTTCCTGATGGGCTCTGGCGGAAAAAAGGAGTCTTGACAGAAGAGGAAAAGGAAATCATCCGCCGCCATACGCATCTCGGCTTCGAGCTGTTGCGGCGCCAGCGCAACATCTCGCTCTTTTCCGCCCACTGCGCCTTGCAGCACCATGAGCGGTGCGACGGCAGCGGCTACCCGCGCGCCTTATCGGGCGATGACATTCACGAATACGCCCGCATCGTCGCCATCGCCGACGTTTTTGACGCCTTGACATCGGCGCGCTACCACCGAAGACAATACTCGCCGCACGAGGCAGCCGAATACCTATCCGCCGCCGGCGGCATGCTGGACTACGAACTCATTAAGCTCTTCCTTTCCTACATCGCCGTCTACCCGGTCGCCACGACCGTTAAGCTCAACACCGGAGAAGTCGGCGTCGTCTCGCAAGTATTTCCGGGTTTCCCGCTCCGCCCCATCGTCCGCGTCATCAAAAATCCCGCGGGCGAAGAGCTGAAAACTCACATTTCGCACCCTCTCGACGAAAATCGGGAGGATTTTTTCGTTCCGATGTCGAATGAATCCTTGACACACAAGGAACGTAAAGGAGTTTTTCTCTTATGA